In Oryza brachyantha chromosome 2, ObraRS2, whole genome shotgun sequence, a single window of DNA contains:
- the LOC102705789 gene encoding prostatic spermine-binding protein-like isoform X1 → MAAAAVASLLPVAEAGAAFFHRTPPHPEPKMLSLQNEIFITSCGDRDLIDRILSKSKTETMPENKDDGESDDDNDEEGDDEDAENQGDDDGGDEDASEEEGNDEDEDEDPEANGEGGSDDDDGGEDEDEDEEGDDDDGDGEGEDEDEDEEEEEEDDDDVPQPPAKKRK, encoded by the exons atggctgcggcggcggttgcctccctcctccccgtcgccgAAGCAGGCGCCGCCTTCTTCCACCGGACTCCGCCTCACCCCGAGCCCAAG ATGTTGTCATTGCAAAATGAAATCTTCATTACTTCTTGTGGAGATCGGGATTTGATTGATCG GATCCTCAGCAAAAGCAAAACTGAAACGATGCCTGAGAACAAGGATGACGGGGAGTCTGATGATGATAACGATGAGGAGGGAGACGACGAGGATGCAGAAAATCAAGGCGACGATGATGGTGGTGATGAAGATGCCTCAGAAGAGGAAGGGAACGATGAGGACGAAGACGAGGACCCTGAAGCCAATGGTGAAGGAGGGAgtgatgacgacgacggtggagaagatgaggatgaggatgaggagggGGACGACGATGATGGCGACGGAGAGGGTGAGGATGAggatgaggatgaggaggaagaagaggaagacgacgatgaCGTCCCACAACCGCCTGCCAAAAAGAGGAAATGA
- the LOC102705789 gene encoding prostatic spermine-binding protein-like isoform X2: MTNGDLVDAMLSLQNEIFITSCGDRDLIDRILSKSKTETMPENKDDGESDDDNDEEGDDEDAENQGDDDGGDEDASEEEGNDEDEDEDPEANGEGGSDDDDGGEDEDEDEEGDDDDGDGEGEDEDEDEEEEEEDDDDVPQPPAKKRK; this comes from the exons ATGACGAATGGGGATCTAGTTGATGCT ATGTTGTCATTGCAAAATGAAATCTTCATTACTTCTTGTGGAGATCGGGATTTGATTGATCG GATCCTCAGCAAAAGCAAAACTGAAACGATGCCTGAGAACAAGGATGACGGGGAGTCTGATGATGATAACGATGAGGAGGGAGACGACGAGGATGCAGAAAATCAAGGCGACGATGATGGTGGTGATGAAGATGCCTCAGAAGAGGAAGGGAACGATGAGGACGAAGACGAGGACCCTGAAGCCAATGGTGAAGGAGGGAgtgatgacgacgacggtggagaagatgaggatgaggatgaggagggGGACGACGATGATGGCGACGGAGAGGGTGAGGATGAggatgaggatgaggaggaagaagaggaagacgacgatgaCGTCCCACAACCGCCTGCCAAAAAGAGGAAATGA
- the LOC102716473 gene encoding pyrophosphate-energized vacuolar membrane proton pump has translation MAAILPELAAQVLIPVAAAVGIAFAVLQWVLVSKVRLTPERRGEGGAGKSGPSDYLIEEEEGLNDHNVVSKCAEIQNAISEGATSFLFTEYKYVGLFMGIFAILIFLFLGSVEGFSTKSQPCHYSKDKTCKPALANAIFSTIAFVLGAVTSLVSGFLGMKIATYANARTTLEARKGVGKAFITAFRSGAVMGFLLAASGLLVLYIAINLFGIYYGDDWEGLFEAITGYGLGGSSMALFGRVGGGIYTKAADVGADLVGKVERNIPEDDPRNPAVIADNVGDNVGDIAGMGSDLFGSYAESSCAALVVASISSFGINHEFTPMVYPLLVSSVGIIACLVTTLFATDFFEIKAVSEIEPALKKQLIISTAVMTVGIALVSWLGLPYTFTIFNFGAQKTVHSWQLFLCVAVGLWAGLIIGFVTEYYTSNAYSPVQDVADSCRTGAATNVIFGLALGYKSVIIPIFAIAFSIFLSFSLAAMYGVAVAALGMLSTIATGLAIDAYGPISDNAGGIAEMAGMSHRIRERTDALDAAGNTTAAIGKGFAIGSAALVSLALFGAFVSRAAISTVDVLTPKVFIGLIVGAMLPYWFSAMTMKSVGSAALKMVEEVRRQFNTIPGLMEGTTKPDYATCVKISTDASIKEMIPPGALVMLTPLIVGILFGVETLSGVLAGALVSGVQIAISASNTGGAWDNAKKYIEAGASEHARTLGPKGSDPHKAAVIGDTIGDPLKDTSGPSLNILIKLMAVESLVFAPFFATHGGILFKLF, from the exons ATGGCGGCGATCCTGCCGGAGCTGGCGGCGCAGGTGCTCatcccggtggcggcggcggtgggcatCGCGTTCGCGGTGCTGCAGTGGGTGCTCGTCTCCAAGGTGAGGCTCACGCCGgagcggcgcggggagggggGCGCCGGGAAGAGCGGGCCGAGCGACTACCtcatcgaggaggaggaggggctcAACGACCACAACGTCGTCTCCAAGTGCGCCGAGATCCAGAACGCCATCTCCGAAG GAGCGACATCTTTCCTTTTCACTGAGTACAAGTATGTCGGATTATTCATGGGAATCTTTGCAATTCTTATATTCCTCTTCCTTGGATCTGTTGAGGGCTTCAGCACGAAGAGCCAGCCTTGTCACTACAGCAAGGACAAAACTTGCAAGCCTGCCCTTGCAAATGCTATCTTTAGCACTATAGCCTTTGTGCTTGGTGCAGTTACCTCTCTGGTATCTGGTTTTCTTGGAATGAAGATTGCAACTTATGCAAATGCTCGGACAACTCTGGAGGCTAGGAAGGGTGTTGGGAAGGCTTTTATCACTGCTTTCCGATCTGGTGCTGTTATGGGTTTCCTGCTTGCTGCCAGTGGTCTCTTGGTCCTTTACATTGCAATTAACTTGTTTGGAATCTATTATGGTGATGACTGGGAAGGTCTTTTCGAAGCTATTACTGGTTATGGACTTGGTGGTTCTTCTATGGCTCTTTTTGGCCGTGTAGGTGGTGGTATTTATACAAAAGCAGCCGATGTTGGTGCTGACCTTGTTGGGAAGGTAGAAAGAAATATTCCTGAGGATGACCCCAGAAACCCAGCT GTCATTGCAGACAATGTTGGTGACAATGTTGGAGATATTGCTGGAATGGGATCAGATCTTTTTGGTTCTTATGCTGAATCATCGTGTGCTGCACTTGTTGTGGCATCAATCTCTTCTTTTGGAATCAACCATGAATTTACTCCCATGGTGTACCCCCTTCTTGTCAGCTCTGTGGGAATTATAGCATGTCTCGTAACCACCTTGTTTGCAACTGATTTCTTTGAGATAAAGGCTGTGAGTGAAATAGAGCCTGCTCTAAAGAAGCAACTTATAATTTCCACTGCTGTTATGACTGTTGGCATTGCACTTGTCAGTTGGTTGGGCCTTCCTTACACCTTCACCATTTTTAACTTTGGTGCCCAGAAGACAGTGCATAGCTG GCAATTATTCTTATGTGTGGCCGTTGGCCTTTGGGCTGGACTAATCATTGGATTTGTTACTGAGTACTACACAAGCAATGCATATAG CCCTGTACAAGATGTTGCTGATTCTTGCAGAACTGGAGCTGCCACTAATGTCATTTTTGGGCTTGCTTTGGGTTACAAATCAGTCATCATCCCTATTTTTGCTATTGCTTTCAGTATTTTCCTCAGCTTCAGCCTTGCTGCCATGTATGGTGTTGCTGTGGCTGCTCTTGGAATGCTGAGCACAATTGCCACAGGTCTTGCTATCGATGCTTACGGTCCCATCAGTGACAATGCTGGAGGAATTGCTGAAATGGCTGGCATGAGCCACCGAATTCGTGAGAGAACCGATGCACTGGATGCTGCCGGAAACACAACTGCTGCAATTGGGAAG GGCTTTGCCATTGGCTCTGCAGCCTTGGTATCACTTGCACTTTTCGGGGCCTTTGTGAGCCGTGCAGCTATTTCTACAGTTGATGTTCTGACACCAAAAGTGTTCATTGGGCTTATCGTTGGTGCTATGCTCCCATACTGGTTCTCAGCAATGACCATGAAGAGTGTAGGCAGCGCGGCGCTGAAGATGGTGGAGGAAGTTCGCAGGCAATTCAACACCATCCCTGGACTCATGGAGGGCACAACTAAGCCTGACTATGCAACTTGTGTCAAGATCTCCACTGATGCATCGATCAAGGAGATGATCCCTCCTGGTGCTCTCGTTATGCTCACACCACTTATTGTCGGAATTTTGTTTGGCGTCGAGACCCTCTCTGGAGTCCTTGCTGGAGCTCTCGTCTCCGGTGTTCAG ATTGCCATCTCTGCATCCAACACTGGCGGTGCTTGGGACAATGCCAAGAAGTATATTGAG GCTGGAGCTTCAGAGCATGCCAGGACCCTTGGTCCCAAAGGCTCTGACCCCCACAAGGCGGCCGTCATCGGTGACACCATTGGAGATCCTCTCAAGGACACTTCAGGCCCCTCTCTGAACATCCTCATCAAGCTCATGGCGGTCGAATCCCTCGTGTTCGCGCCTTTCTTCGCCACCCACGGTGGCATCCTCTTCAAGTTGTTCTAA
- the LOC121053543 gene encoding pyrophosphate-energized vacuolar membrane proton pump-like isoform X1: MAAILPELAAQVLIPVAAAVGIAFAVLQWVLVSKVRLTPERRGEGGAGKSGPSDYLIEEEEGLNDHNVVSKCAEIQNAISEELETLATRRRGQRFFE, from the exons ATGGCGGCGATCCTGCCGGAGCTGGCGGCGCAGGTGCTCatcccggtggcggcggcggtgggcatCGCGTTCGCGGTGCTGCAGTGGGTGCTCGTCTCCAAGGTGAGGCTCACGCCGgagcggcgcggggagggggGCGCCGGGAAGAGCGGGCCGAGCGACTACCtcatcgaggaggaggaggggctcAACGACCACAACGTCGTCTCCAAGTGCGCCGAGATCCAGAACGCCATCTCCGAAG AGCTGGAAACTTTAGCCACGAGGCGTCGAGGACAACGATTCTTCGAGTGA
- the LOC121053543 gene encoding pyrophosphate-energized vacuolar membrane proton pump-like isoform X2, translating into MAAILPELAAQVLIPVAAAVGIAFAVLQWVLVSKVRLTPERRGEGGAGKSGPSDYLIEEEEGLNDHNVVSKCAEIQNAISEDWGLVD; encoded by the exons ATGGCGGCGATCCTGCCGGAGCTGGCGGCGCAGGTGCTCatcccggtggcggcggcggtgggcatCGCGTTCGCGGTGCTGCAGTGGGTGCTCGTCTCCAAGGTGAGGCTCACGCCGgagcggcgcggggagggggGCGCCGGGAAGAGCGGGCCGAGCGACTACCtcatcgaggaggaggaggggctcAACGACCACAACGTCGTCTCCAAGTGCGCCGAGATCCAGAACGCCATCTCCGAAG ATTGGGGGTTGGTAGATTGA